Proteins encoded together in one Lepisosteus oculatus isolate fLepOcu1 chromosome 2, fLepOcu1.hap2, whole genome shotgun sequence window:
- the LOC102693268 gene encoding toll-like receptor 5 isoform X2: MWSQNIFIIFLIIRRISSCQIINQIAFCQSQSLNWVPYLPSNVVAVDLSLNYIMEVNDTSFLHLELLQNLDLGMQKTQFLRIKKNAFRNLSNLVFLHLGSNRNLVLDPDAFVGLFNLKRLNLIYNGLSASILEDEYLRPLVSLEVIYLNSNVIERVQPNLFFRNLTNLKEVVLKLNKIKTICENDLLGFRGKFFSLFDLSSNHLEHMNAIDFDWKTCGNPFKNVSLEVLDLSLNSLNADRTRLLFRALGGTIIHHVILSQNIMEDSAL, from the coding sequence ATGTGgagccaaaatatttttatcatattCTTGATAATAAGAAGAATCTCATCGTGTCAAATCATCAATCAAATTGCTTTTTGTCAGTCACAGTCTCTAAACTGGGTTCCATATTTGCCCTCTAATGTTGTTGCAGTTGACCTGAGTTTGAACTATATAATGGAAGTGAATGACACTTCTTTCCTACACCTTGAGCTCCTGCAGAATTTGGATCTCGGAATGCAAAAAACACAGTTTCTGAGGAtaaagaaaaatgcttttaggAATTTATCAAACCTAGTTTTTCTACACTTAGGAAGTAACAGAAATCTTGTTTTGGACCCAGATGCATTTGTTggattgtttaatttaaaacggCTTAATCTAATATATAATGGGCTTTCTGCATCAATTTTAGAGGATGAGTACCTGCGACCTTTGGTGTCACTTGAAGTCATATACCTCAACAGTAATGTTATTGAGAGAGTCCAACCTAATCTCTTCTTTCGCAATTTGACAAATTTAAAGGAGGTCGTATTGAAGCTGAATAAAATCAAAACTATATGTGAAAACGATTTGCTGGGGTTTCGCGGTAAATTTTTCAGCTTATTTGACCTCTCCTCCAACCACCTTGAACACATGAACGCAATTGATTTTGACTGGAAAACATGTGGGAacccttttaaaaatgtgtctcTTGAAGTCCTTGACTTATCTTTGAATTCGCTCAACGCTGACAGAACACGGCTCTTATTCAGAGCATTAGGAGGGACAATAATTCATCATGTTATCTTAAGTCAGAATATAATGG